A single uncultured Acetobacterium sp. DNA region contains:
- the whiA gene encoding DNA-binding protein WhiA, which produces MTFSAILKKDLSKLPFGSKVCQRAELSGMIGSVATISVDENGAMAISIKTENPSVAARCYQLMKTLYQIKPKIKIEKTRKFKEHRAYRVVVEEPWTAKIILEDCQILSYNTNGQAFFANQVPEKFKKQTNQIKAYIRGAFLGCGSVSNPEKTYHLELVGKKTPIANKKIETKIERSPAVANEQCAYLQSIKTILDQFEIKSNLIHRKAHWVLYLKEGSSVADFLSVIGAHRGLLEMENIRIVKEMRNDVNRQVNCETANLNKTIVASYDQMADIMLIKDQFGLKNLPKNLYDIAELRLNYPDASIKELGERLDPPVGKSGVYHRLKKLNQIAEDLKRK; this is translated from the coding sequence ATGACATTTTCAGCCATATTAAAAAAAGATCTATCCAAGCTTCCCTTCGGATCAAAAGTCTGTCAGCGGGCAGAACTATCTGGGATGATTGGATCAGTGGCAACCATCTCGGTCGATGAAAACGGAGCCATGGCGATCAGTATCAAAACCGAAAACCCCTCGGTTGCGGCCAGGTGCTATCAGCTTATGAAAACTTTGTATCAGATTAAACCGAAAATAAAAATAGAAAAAACCAGGAAATTCAAAGAACATCGGGCCTATCGGGTGGTGGTTGAAGAACCATGGACGGCAAAAATAATCTTGGAGGACTGTCAGATTTTAAGCTACAACACCAATGGCCAGGCTTTTTTTGCCAATCAGGTGCCGGAAAAATTTAAAAAGCAGACAAACCAGATAAAAGCCTATATCCGAGGTGCATTTTTAGGTTGTGGTTCGGTATCGAATCCTGAAAAAACCTACCATTTAGAATTGGTTGGCAAGAAGACACCGATCGCTAATAAAAAAATCGAAACAAAAATTGAACGCAGCCCTGCAGTGGCCAACGAACAATGTGCCTATCTGCAAAGTATCAAAACCATTCTGGATCAATTTGAAATCAAGTCAAATCTCATTCATCGAAAAGCCCATTGGGTACTTTACCTCAAAGAAGGCAGCAGTGTAGCCGACTTTCTCAGTGTTATTGGGGCTCATCGGGGTCTCCTGGAAATGGAAAACATCAGGATTGTCAAAGAAATGCGAAACGATGTCAACCGACAGGTGAATTGTGAAACCGCCAACCTCAATAAAACCATTGTCGCCTCCTACGATCAGATGGCCGATATTATGCTCATTAAAGATCAGTTTGGCTTAAAGAATTTACCCAAAAATCTTTATGATATTGCCGAACTCCGGCTAAACTATCCCGACGCCAGCATCAAAGAGCTGGGCGAACGCCTGGACCCTCCCGTCGGTAAATCCGGCGTTTATCACCGCTTGAAAAAACTAAACCAGATCGCTGAAGACCTGAAACGAAAATAA
- a CDS encoding DUF1659 domain-containing protein produces the protein MPVTTNFVSNKVQVRSNYGMVDGKEVIKSKTYSNLKASAANDDIYAVAEALAGLQVPTMEEVIKVESTLLIPGV, from the coding sequence ATGCCAGTAACGACTAATTTTGTCAGTAACAAGGTCCAGGTTCGCTCGAACTATGGGATGGTGGATGGTAAAGAAGTGATTAAGTCCAAAACTTATTCAAATCTGAAAGCATCGGCTGCCAATGATGATATTTATGCTGTGGCTGAAGCACTTGCCGGTTTGCAGGTTCCCACCATGGAAGAAGTAATCAAAGTTGAAAGCACCCTATTGATTCCCGGTGTTTAA
- a CDS encoding PocR ligand-binding domain-containing protein produces the protein MEKKLSYTVDELIDLHVLQQFQDSFAKALGMASVSVDNVKGTITEPSNFTDFCMKYTRGSTEGNKRCIACDIEGGKKSGNTGKPAVYSCHAGLVDFAAPIVVDGVQIGAILGGQVLDAPPDEDKFRRIAREIGVDEDEYIAALRKITIVPRDKINAAADMLYVFANSISKMGHHNRLLVHETENFQNISENMFDNIRSVTEVVNNFSVQIEALIKASDELLESSTISKNKVKETDSILKFIRDVATQTNLLGLNAAIEATRAGEFGRGFNVVADEVRKLAVMSVDSAKKIESILDSIVVSMNSVESQAAKSYKIIGEHQAAMGEINEKLTMLNQISDKLKVEINNLRNSIY, from the coding sequence ATGGAAAAGAAATTAAGCTACACCGTCGATGAGCTCATTGATTTACATGTCTTGCAACAATTTCAAGATAGTTTTGCGAAAGCTTTGGGGATGGCCAGTGTTTCTGTGGATAACGTAAAAGGGACCATTACAGAGCCTAGTAATTTTACTGATTTTTGTATGAAATACACCCGTGGATCAACAGAAGGTAATAAACGCTGTATCGCCTGCGATATTGAGGGCGGAAAAAAATCAGGAAATACTGGTAAGCCAGCAGTTTATTCATGTCATGCGGGGCTGGTAGATTTTGCGGCACCAATCGTCGTGGACGGTGTGCAAATCGGCGCTATTCTTGGCGGCCAAGTTCTTGATGCTCCCCCAGATGAAGATAAATTCAGACGAATTGCCCGGGAAATCGGCGTGGATGAAGATGAATATATTGCAGCTTTACGAAAAATTACCATTGTCCCCCGGGATAAAATCAATGCAGCGGCAGATATGCTCTATGTTTTTGCCAACTCCATTTCAAAAATGGGACATCACAACCGGTTACTGGTTCATGAAACAGAAAACTTCCAGAATATTTCGGAAAATATGTTTGATAATATCCGTTCTGTAACAGAAGTCGTTAATAATTTCTCAGTTCAGATTGAAGCGCTGATTAAGGCCTCGGATGAGTTGCTGGAATCGTCCACTATCTCTAAGAATAAGGTTAAAGAAACCGATTCGATTCTTAAGTTTATTCGGGATGTTGCCACCCAAACCAATCTGTTGGGCTTAAATGCGGCGATTGAAGCCACCCGAGCCGGTGAATTTGGACGAGGCTTTAACGTTGTTGCGGACGAAGTCCGAAAACTGGCGGTTATGAGTGTGGATTCGGCCAAAAAAATCGAAAGCATCCTGGACAGCATTGTTGTAAGCATGAACAGCGTGGAATCTCAGGCTGCCAAATCGTATAAGATTATCGGTGAGCATCAGGCAGCGATGGGCGAGATTAATGAAAAACTGACCATGCTCAATCAAATATCCGATAAATTGAAGGTTGAGATTAATAATCTTAGAAATAGTATCTACTAG
- the rapZ gene encoding RNase adapter RapZ translates to MKIIIITGMSGAGKSQAIQILEDLGFFCVENIPPQLIVTFINLCQQSATEIEKIALVTDVRGDVFLEGKDFPLAEYNEYKAMKEDIKLIFLDARDDVLVSRYQETRRNHPLIHTSGNLLEAIQRERKSLENLRELADDVIDTSDLKIRFLKEELKKLVENNRDDSKPKVKIYSFGFKYASPMGADFVFDVRFLPNPFYKQELRNLTGEDQVVRDYVMSFQEAQIFYDKLLDMMEFVIPQFSTVSKNTVEIAIGCTGGQHRSVTYAYLLNKALKEKGYETSLKHRDIKRNRLDR, encoded by the coding sequence ATGAAAATCATTATCATTACAGGTATGTCAGGAGCCGGAAAATCCCAAGCGATACAAATTCTCGAAGATCTCGGTTTTTTTTGTGTCGAAAACATCCCGCCCCAACTCATTGTGACTTTCATCAATTTATGTCAGCAATCAGCAACCGAAATTGAAAAAATAGCGCTGGTGACCGATGTCCGGGGTGACGTCTTTTTAGAGGGAAAAGATTTCCCTTTGGCAGAATACAACGAATATAAGGCCATGAAAGAGGACATCAAACTGATCTTTTTAGACGCCAGAGATGATGTGCTGGTGTCCCGATATCAGGAAACCCGGCGTAATCATCCTCTGATTCACACTTCCGGTAATCTATTGGAGGCGATCCAGCGGGAACGAAAAAGTTTGGAAAATCTTCGGGAACTTGCTGATGATGTGATCGATACATCGGATCTGAAAATTAGATTCCTCAAAGAAGAACTTAAAAAATTGGTCGAAAATAATCGCGACGATTCCAAACCCAAAGTGAAGATATACTCTTTTGGTTTTAAGTATGCAAGTCCCATGGGCGCAGATTTTGTTTTCGACGTCCGATTTCTCCCAAATCCCTTCTACAAACAGGAACTCAGAAATCTAACCGGGGAGGATCAGGTAGTCAGAGATTATGTCATGTCTTTTCAGGAAGCTCAGATATTTTATGACAAACTGCTGGATATGATGGAATTTGTCATTCCCCAGTTTTCGACCGTATCAAAAAATACTGTCGAAATTGCCATCGGCTGTACTGGTGGCCAACATCGATCGGTCACCTATGCCTATCTTTTAAACAAGGCACTAAAAGAAAAAGGCTACGAAACCAGCCTCAAACACCGCGACATTAAAAGAAACCGACTCGACCGTTAG
- a CDS encoding gluconeogenesis factor YvcK family protein, with protein sequence MDMKEYIREFTLKDIVKVRNPKVVAIGGGTGLSVILRGLKKYTDNLTAIVTVGDDGGGSGQLREDLGILPPGDIRSCILALADDENVMQELFNYRFPGGCMEGQSFGNLFLAAMNGISHDFYDAVRRTSDVLQIKGEVLPVTLSQMVLMATLENGVVIEGESSIPLAVLEQNSPIVQIFLKPNDIKPLPETIEAIRNADMIIIGPGSLYTSVIPNLLVKDVARAIYDSRAKRFYICNIMTQPGETGNYTQEDHIRTIEDHLDQAEGRLFDYVVANTGNLPKSIEQKYNKCDAAVVELENHLEGYEYILDDYVIMENGYVRHDADLLARRIFDTYIK encoded by the coding sequence ATGGATATGAAAGAATATATAAGGGAGTTTACTTTGAAAGATATTGTAAAAGTGAGAAACCCAAAAGTCGTAGCCATTGGTGGCGGTACCGGACTATCTGTTATCCTTCGCGGATTAAAAAAATATACCGATAATCTTACTGCTATTGTAACCGTCGGCGATGACGGCGGTGGGTCCGGTCAACTCAGAGAGGATCTTGGAATTCTCCCGCCTGGGGATATCAGAAGCTGTATCCTGGCGCTGGCAGACGACGAAAATGTCATGCAGGAACTGTTCAACTATCGCTTTCCCGGAGGATGCATGGAAGGCCAAAGCTTTGGAAATCTCTTCCTGGCCGCTATGAATGGTATCAGCCACGATTTTTACGACGCCGTTAGACGAACCTCGGATGTGCTTCAGATAAAAGGCGAAGTTTTGCCCGTAACCCTGTCCCAAATGGTGTTGATGGCAACCCTGGAAAACGGAGTAGTCATTGAAGGGGAATCGTCCATTCCACTCGCTGTTTTAGAACAGAACAGTCCAATAGTCCAAATATTTTTGAAACCAAATGATATTAAGCCCCTGCCGGAAACCATTGAAGCCATTAGAAACGCCGATATGATTATTATTGGTCCGGGAAGCCTTTACACCAGTGTGATTCCAAATCTGTTGGTTAAAGACGTTGCCAGAGCCATTTATGACAGCCGCGCCAAGCGTTTTTATATCTGTAACATCATGACCCAGCCCGGAGAAACCGGTAATTATACTCAGGAAGACCATATCCGGACCATTGAAGACCACCTGGATCAGGCTGAAGGTCGACTCTTTGATTACGTCGTGGCCAATACCGGTAACCTGCCCAAAAGCATTGAACAAAAATATAATAAATGTGACGCCGCAGTAGTCGAATTGGAAAACCATCTGGAAGGCTATGAATATATTCTGGACGATTATGTTATTATGGAAAACGGCTATGTTCGCCACGATGCCGACCTGCTGGCCCGCCGCATTTTTGATACCTATATAAAATAG
- a CDS encoding DUF2922 domain-containing protein, whose translation MADIKATMVFQRADGKNSSISVSDADPAVTQAELNTAMDLILAKNVFAPDNIALVKKVSGKLVSTTTSDFEMTV comes from the coding sequence ATGGCAGATATTAAAGCAACCATGGTATTTCAACGTGCGGATGGTAAAAATTCCAGTATTTCTGTATCAGATGCTGATCCAGCAGTGACTCAGGCTGAACTAAACACGGCGATGGATTTGATCCTTGCTAAAAATGTGTTTGCACCGGATAACATCGCATTGGTAAAAAAGGTCAGCGGTAAGCTGGTCAGCACTACCACCAGTGATTTCGAAATGACGGTTTAG
- a CDS encoding RNA polymerase sigma factor: protein MNLFLNMVVPENIESDRYQKLIIDEAIFSRIAENDMAAFEDFYRLTERTVYAFVLSTLKNHDDALDVVQDTYLKIRAAAHLYKPMGKPMAWVFTIARNLSISKLRFKQKNDSSIEVTDLENDMNFAYITDNEDRLVLQAALKILSDEETEIILLHAISGFTHREIASNLEMKLSTVLSKYHRGLKKLKKYLTEQEVL, encoded by the coding sequence ATGAATCTATTTTTGAATATGGTGGTACCAGAAAACATAGAATCTGATAGATACCAAAAACTAATAATCGACGAAGCCATATTTTCAAGAATTGCCGAGAATGATATGGCGGCGTTTGAAGATTTCTATCGCCTGACTGAGCGAACAGTCTATGCGTTTGTTTTATCTACCCTCAAAAATCACGATGATGCCCTGGACGTGGTTCAGGACACTTATCTAAAGATTCGAGCCGCCGCTCATTTGTACAAACCAATGGGAAAGCCCATGGCATGGGTTTTTACAATTGCCCGGAATCTGTCCATCAGTAAACTCCGCTTCAAACAAAAAAATGACAGCAGTATCGAAGTAACTGATCTGGAAAATGACATGAATTTTGCTTATATCACTGACAATGAAGACCGTCTGGTTCTTCAAGCCGCTTTAAAAATACTCAGTGACGAAGAAACCGAAATCATTCTTTTACACGCCATTTCCGGGTTTACTCACCGGGAAATAGCCAGCAACCTGGAAATGAAACTTTCCACCGTTTTATCAAAATACCATCGCGGTTTAAAAAAATTAAAAAAATATCTCACCGAACAGGAGGTGTTATAG
- the murB gene encoding UDP-N-acetylmuramate dehydrogenase, protein MNNTINNLKAIMAIENIKENEPMKDHTSFKVGGPADLFLMPQSKEELQKVLAICKKSQKNLYIMGNGSNLIVRDGGYSGIIINTKALSHVNTESETLIAEPGISLKDLATIALEEKLTGLEFASGIPGSLGGAVTMNAGAYDGEMKGVIKSIQVITEDGSLKTIPNSECAFGYRSSILQQHNWVLVSVEIELKKGDYQAIEEKMLDLNTQRQTKQPLEYPSAGSTFRRPVGYYAGKLVQDAGFRGYSIGGAQVSEKHSGFVINKGGATASDILNLIHAIQVGVKEKFNVDLKTEVIVIGND, encoded by the coding sequence ATGAATAATACAATCAATAACTTGAAAGCCATCATGGCCATCGAAAATATAAAAGAAAATGAACCCATGAAAGACCATACATCATTTAAGGTTGGGGGTCCGGCAGACCTTTTTTTAATGCCCCAATCAAAAGAAGAATTACAAAAAGTACTGGCAATCTGCAAGAAATCACAAAAAAACCTCTATATTATGGGTAATGGCAGTAACCTCATCGTGAGAGATGGTGGCTACAGCGGAATCATCATCAATACCAAAGCCTTGAGTCATGTTAATACTGAAAGTGAAACTCTCATTGCTGAACCGGGGATTAGCCTGAAAGATCTGGCCACTATTGCCCTGGAAGAAAAACTCACTGGCCTGGAATTTGCATCCGGTATTCCTGGCAGTCTGGGCGGAGCTGTTACCATGAACGCGGGTGCCTATGACGGCGAAATGAAGGGTGTCATTAAAAGCATTCAGGTGATCACCGAAGACGGCAGCTTGAAAACCATTCCCAATTCAGAATGTGCTTTTGGATATCGATCCAGCATTCTGCAACAACACAATTGGGTTCTGGTCAGCGTTGAAATTGAACTGAAAAAAGGCGATTATCAGGCCATTGAAGAAAAAATGCTCGACTTAAACACCCAAAGACAGACAAAACAACCATTGGAGTATCCCAGTGCTGGCAGCACCTTTCGCAGACCAGTCGGCTACTACGCCGGCAAACTGGTACAAGATGCCGGGTTTAGAGGGTATTCCATTGGTGGAGCCCAGGTATCTGAAAAGCACAGCGGCTTTGTTATCAACAAAGGCGGTGCCACCGCCAGCGACATCCTCAATCTCATCCATGCCATTCAAGTCGGTGTCAAAGAAAAATTTAACGTCGATCTAAAAACCGAAGTCATCGTCATCGGAAACGACTAG
- a CDS encoding ComF family protein yields MNLKEILLTFLEHNLFLKNGTCPICGKVLFVTDRFLCRQCEDELPLINNPTCVKCGRPIFRHDRQLCTPCAKHNLPFSGGYAHLRYETIGKNLVHAIKFKDRPHLGIWVGTQMGQVMAKKSWVKEIDLIIPVPLHPNRLEERGYNQSEKIAQGILEAINQAGVNKKALTLGSQYLIRSRDTPHQIGQGREERLRNLTGAFTVAQIDTIQNKTVLLVDDVLTTGATLAETSATLLEAGVAQICIATVCAVAE; encoded by the coding sequence ATGAACCTGAAAGAAATCCTCCTGACCTTTCTCGAACACAACCTTTTTCTCAAAAACGGAACCTGTCCGATCTGTGGCAAGGTGCTTTTTGTGACCGACCGATTCTTGTGTCGGCAATGCGAGGATGAACTGCCGCTTATCAACAATCCCACCTGCGTAAAATGTGGACGGCCGATTTTTCGTCATGATCGTCAATTGTGTACGCCCTGTGCAAAACACAATCTCCCGTTTTCCGGCGGTTACGCTCACCTGCGCTATGAAACCATTGGGAAAAATTTAGTTCATGCCATCAAATTTAAAGACCGTCCGCATCTGGGTATCTGGGTCGGCACGCAAATGGGACAGGTTATGGCTAAAAAAAGTTGGGTCAAAGAAATAGACCTGATCATCCCCGTCCCGCTTCATCCCAATCGTCTTGAAGAACGGGGTTATAACCAAAGTGAGAAAATAGCTCAGGGGATCCTGGAAGCGATCAATCAGGCTGGCGTAAATAAAAAAGCACTGACATTGGGAAGTCAATATCTCATCCGCAGTCGGGATACCCCTCACCAAATTGGTCAGGGTCGGGAAGAACGATTACGGAATCTCACCGGGGCCTTTACGGTAGCACAGATCGACACCATTCAAAACAAAACTGTCCTGCTGGTGGATGATGTACTGACCACCGGCGCTACCCTGGCTGAAACCAGTGCCACCCTTTTGGAAGCCGGAGTAGCGCAGATCTGCATCGCCACTGTCTGTGCTGTAGCAGAATAA
- a CDS encoding sigma-70 family RNA polymerase sigma factor, whose amino-acid sequence MENNKMVLLVRGAKQKDPRCQLALIDGFRPLMLSMIRRYVYEADALDDYLNEGTVVLLNSVESFNEQLGIPFSGYLKKELFYYFVNVAKGHQNLYSLDSSTGDEDTFSLLDTLADGADIEGDYLHAEDLSMLLQYLPRLRERQRWILEEHYYKNRSFREIAASIGVSSNSLVKLHRRAIQDLRTYFGLDLVN is encoded by the coding sequence GTGGAAAATAATAAAATGGTTCTTTTGGTTCGGGGAGCCAAGCAAAAAGACCCCCGATGCCAGCTGGCTTTGATTGATGGGTTTCGGCCCTTAATGCTGTCAATGATTCGTCGTTATGTTTATGAAGCGGATGCTCTTGATGATTATTTAAATGAGGGAACCGTCGTTCTGCTCAATTCGGTGGAATCTTTTAATGAACAATTGGGTATTCCCTTTTCTGGCTATTTGAAAAAAGAATTATTTTATTATTTTGTCAATGTTGCCAAAGGACACCAGAATTTATATTCGTTGGATTCATCAACTGGAGATGAGGATACGTTTTCTTTATTAGATACTTTGGCTGATGGTGCAGATATTGAAGGTGATTATCTACATGCTGAAGATTTATCGATGTTGCTACAGTATTTACCCCGGCTTAGAGAGCGACAGCGATGGATTCTTGAAGAACATTATTATAAAAATCGCAGTTTTCGGGAAATTGCTGCTAGTATTGGGGTCAGCTCCAACAGTTTGGTTAAACTGCACCGACGGGCAATTCAGGATTTGCGCACGTATTTTGGGTTGGATCTGGTGAATTAG
- a CDS encoding XRE family transcriptional regulator, which translates to MINEKIRGLKKQTGLTAVGLSEKSGIPLPTIHKLLSGETTNPKYETLTAVVEALGYQLDLKPLKREDEISYSDREIQLISLYRQLSEDGQTLFNGNLLQFMHYEKRLSKNKAAAPIRELPLYLLPASAGIGSYLDSDQYEFKPFPAGAIPSGAKYAIRVTGDSMEPAYYQDEIVFIEPAPLLDEGDVGIIVINGEGYIKQYRDDRFISFNSKYPPIVPGEFDQVRIAGRVLSKFKAE; encoded by the coding sequence ATGATCAATGAAAAAATTAGAGGCTTAAAAAAGCAAACTGGGCTAACTGCTGTTGGCTTGTCTGAAAAATCCGGCATCCCATTGCCGACGATTCATAAATTATTGTCTGGGGAAACAACTAATCCTAAATATGAAACCTTAACGGCTGTGGTTGAAGCACTGGGCTATCAATTAGATTTAAAACCGCTTAAAAGGGAAGATGAAATTTCCTATTCGGACCGGGAAATCCAGCTGATTTCGTTGTACCGACAATTATCTGAGGATGGACAAACTCTTTTTAATGGAAATCTGCTTCAATTTATGCACTATGAAAAGCGACTTAGTAAAAATAAAGCGGCTGCTCCGATCCGCGAGCTGCCCCTTTATTTGCTGCCTGCTTCGGCCGGAATTGGCAGCTACCTGGATTCAGATCAGTACGAATTTAAGCCCTTTCCCGCTGGAGCAATACCATCCGGAGCCAAATATGCGATCCGGGTAACCGGGGACAGTATGGAACCGGCCTATTATCAGGATGAGATTGTCTTCATTGAACCGGCACCGCTTCTGGATGAGGGTGATGTGGGGATTATCGTGATTAATGGCGAGGGTTACATTAAGCAATACCGGGACGATCGATTTATTTCGTTTAATTCCAAATATCCACCGATTGTACCCGGTGAATTTGATCAGGTCCGGATTGCCGGGCGGGTGTTGAGCAAATTTAAGGCGGAATAG
- a CDS encoding PHP domain-containing protein: MKITHDMHTHTTYSHGKNTIAEMVEQGRKIGLKAITISDHGRSHPVFGVRKRHFAKMRAEIDELNKKYDDIDIYLSVESNITGAAGNIDIKEEEKKYCDWISAGYHYGYFPASIKDIFVFAIPNYAARVLPFLRKYVVDMNTRTYIKMMERHDIKLITHPGDKMPINIEPVAKAAAENGVILEINPRHDHLNPEEIKIAMQYPVDFAINSDAHSIHALGDMRNTPETINTSGIPISRIINIEE, encoded by the coding sequence ATGAAAATAACACATGATATGCATACCCATACAACCTATAGTCATGGCAAAAACACCATCGCTGAGATGGTGGAACAGGGTCGTAAAATTGGCCTGAAAGCCATCACCATTTCCGATCATGGCCGTAGCCATCCGGTTTTTGGAGTGCGAAAACGACATTTTGCAAAAATGCGAGCAGAAATTGATGAACTCAATAAGAAATACGACGACATTGACATCTATCTCTCGGTCGAATCCAACATTACCGGGGCAGCCGGCAACATTGATATTAAGGAAGAAGAAAAAAAATATTGCGACTGGATCTCAGCCGGGTACCACTACGGCTATTTCCCAGCCAGTATTAAAGATATTTTTGTCTTTGCGATTCCCAATTATGCTGCTCGGGTGCTGCCATTTCTAAGAAAATATGTGGTTGATATGAATACCCGCACCTACATAAAAATGATGGAGCGGCATGACATTAAACTGATCACCCATCCCGGAGATAAAATGCCCATTAATATCGAACCGGTGGCCAAAGCGGCTGCCGAAAACGGCGTCATTCTAGAGATCAATCCTCGCCACGACCATCTAAACCCTGAAGAAATTAAAATTGCTATGCAATATCCGGTAGACTTTGCTATTAACAGCGATGCCCATAGCATTCACGCTCTGGGTGATATGCGCAACACGCCCGAAACCATCAACACCTCGGGCATCCCCATCAGCCGGATCATCAACATCGAAGAATAA
- a CDS encoding phage holin family protein, with amino-acid sequence MKIILDDLPQCFAVIGSALGFLLGGFDGYLYTLLGFILIDYLTGILVAIVLRQVSSEIGFVGILKKMLILVMVALGHLLDQNLLGGGATMRTAVIFFYAANEGISITENLAKLNFPIPAKLKQVLEQLQEEE; translated from the coding sequence ATGAAAATAATTTTAGACGATCTGCCCCAGTGCTTTGCTGTCATAGGATCGGCTCTGGGTTTTCTTTTAGGTGGGTTTGATGGGTATTTGTATACCTTGCTGGGCTTTATTCTGATTGATTACCTGACTGGTATTCTAGTGGCAATCGTTTTGCGGCAGGTATCCAGCGAAATTGGTTTTGTCGGGATTTTAAAAAAAATGCTAATCCTGGTGATGGTTGCTCTGGGACATCTGCTTGATCAAAACCTGTTGGGTGGCGGTGCGACGATGCGGACAGCGGTGATTTTCTTTTATGCAGCCAATGAGGGAATCAGCATTACGGAAAATTTGGCTAAACTGAATTTTCCCATTCCGGCTAAGTTGAAGCAGGTTTTGGAACAATTGCAGGAAGAAGAATGA